Sequence from the Penicillium oxalicum strain HP7-1 chromosome IV, whole genome shotgun sequence genome:
CACGCGCCTATTTGAAATGGTGCCCAAGTTGGATCCCGAGAGATTCTCGAGTGTGTCCGATCTCGCAGACTTGAGGATTGTTTGATGGATATTTACCAGTGTGTCTGGTGTGATTGACGATCGGTTCGGGATTTGAAAGGGAGAGTGGAACGCTAGAAATAAAAGGCTAGATCCTGTGTTCAAaaggagaaaacaaaaggggGTATAAAAAGGCATCTCGTGCCTAGGAATGTCTTGTTCATTTTGAAACTTTACGTCAAGGGTTGTTATATAGTACAAGTTCGTACTACGTAGTGTACACACTACACAGTCTCAAATACCTTTTTCTCAGAATAGAATGAGAAACTCCCGTCCGTGGCTGTCTTTCTATTGAAGTCCCGAGTCTATACTACGCTTTGGTCCAACCTGTATCGACGAAGGAACAACCTTGGGATTTCCATGTTCACCTATGATGTTCCCTGATCTTGAGCCTTGAGAATGAACATGTTACCCATTTCAAGCCCGCGAGTTGCCCGATCAGGGTTGCCCTGGAATCAGAGGAACACACTGACCTGGCGATCGTAGCAGGTAAAAATCTCCATACTTCAATCCAATTGATATACGCATTGACATTTACCTTCAGCAAGCTCCAACGGAAGTCACATGGTCCAGTATTTGCGATTGGTCAGCGTATAGATCATGTCTGATCCCTTTCACGTCGAGACTCGGCTAGGAAGATCAATCTCCTGCCTATATTACCCGAGTATCTCATAGCACAAAGGAACAAAGGAACATGTTTCGAGTGTATATTTGTATGTTTGAAGAAGATAAAAAGTCAACCGCCCAGTCTCCAGTCCTTCCAGATAGTCCTCAATAACAATCTTGTCAATATTATCCCGGTACGTATATCCACACAAAGCATAAAATGCTTCACACAAATAAGCACAGTCTGTGAGTCCAAATTATTTACAAAGCAACCCGAATGCCCTTCGGGGGGTTACATCAAATGCATCTGGACACCTACCTCCGACCACGAGTTGACCTTGGGTAGTAGGATAGACACCCCGATATTCCAAATCAATACCTTCGTATCTTCCATCCATTGCATTTAAAATACTAACCAAAATTACATTGATCAAAGATATCGGGTTGACAAGTATCCAAATCCAGGTACGGTCTTGATTCTGTCTCAGACTGAGCCCGACTAAATATAATGATCATTTATGGACGGGGGTATTTGGATTTTAGGGTTGGAATCCTTGTTTCTACACTGATCAGCCGAGTGtggatcccccccccccccccggctgACGCGTGCATGCATAAATTGGATCCGGTTCGAGCTGTGAACCTTAGGTGTGCGGCGAGGGATGACAAGAGTAATGGAATGGAATGAATGGAATGAATGTGCTGTCTCTGCTTGACGAGGGTGATGGATATTGGCCGATATAGTCGGATGGAATCTGTGTCTGTAATCAATGGCACTGTAGGAAGGGGGGGCGAGGGGAGGAAGGAATTGAGAATTTCTCAAGAAAGTGAGGCTTGTTTGGTAGACTTGGGGAGACCCTTCTGTTGTTGGTGGATAGCTGTTGTATTGGCAGATGTATGATCTTGCTAGAGACTGATAACCTAGGTACCTATTGCGCCGACAGGATGGGTGGTGAAAGTGGTATGCATGCAGCGCAAGTCTCATATCGAACCTTAGGCACTCTATCTTTCCGTCGGTAGTCGTGTGGGCAGCGGTAAATTCCTAGTCCGAGCTTGAAGTGTCTCACGCCGGGGCGATATTCGAACATCTAATTGACCatgaaggagaaaagaagaaacccATGGAATATCAGCTATATATCTGGATTGAAGATTCAATATAAAgtaaaagaaaacaaagccgcccgaaaaaaaattatgaacaaaaaaaaaccgtcACCGCTATGcaatagaaaaaaaaaaggaaactcCCACTCAACACCCAACACCACCGAAAGAATCAAACTTAAAGAGTGGTGCTGCTTCGCAAACACCAGAAACTCGCCGTACGACTTGTGAGCcgcaagaaagaaacccccTGACTTACGAGTGACCAACCCTCAAGCCACACCCACCGGCGCAACATCAGCGCTCGAGGGAAGATGTCCCGGGGTCGAGAGCCCTGGTCCCTCGAAGCGCTGAAGAAGCGAGGCAACCATCTCTCTATACTCGTTCATCTGTGCAAGCTTGAACCGCTGAATCTTGCCGCTGGCCGTGCGGGGAATTTCCTCGACAAAGACGACGCCGCCGTCCAGGGCCTTGTAGCTGGCCAGTTGTCGCCGGGCGTACTCGTAGACTTCCTCTGCCGTCAAGCGACCAGAGGCAGGATCACGCGAGCGAACCACAAACGCACGGGGAACTTCACCACGACCATCCTTGAGGTCTACACCACTCACGGCGACGTCGGCGATCCCGGCATGACCGAGAAGGACACCTTCAATCTCGGCGGGGGCAACTTGCCATCTagaaaagagggggaaagcgGTTAGAATCAACACAGAGATAGAGAGGCACGTGTGTTCCAGGGTTGGATTATTCCAGGGAGGAGAACTACTGGGCTTACCCTCGAACTTTGATCAATTCTTTCGTTCGGCCCACGATAAAGTAGTGGCCCTCCTTCATGTATGCCAAGTCACCTGTACGATACCACCCATGTGCTTCTTTGGCATCGGTGCGGCCCTTGTATGCCATCAAGACACCCGGTCCACGTAGGTAGAGCTCCCCCGGACGCTCGTCACTGCGAATGACTTGCCCGTCCTGGTCGACCAGGCGAATCTCATATCCACGGAGACATGTACCAATACTGCCGGGGTCACCATGTTGACCATATCGGGTCTGGAAAGCCACCCCGACCTCGGTCATTCCCCACAGTTGACAGGCATAGGCCATGGGGTGAAGACGACTGCGGAATTGCACGATCGAGGGACCATCGATGGGAGCACCGGCAATACCCACGTAGCGCAGAGATGTCAGATACTCCGTGACAGGCAGTGGAGAGCGGATGAGCGCAGTCACAATGGCGGGCACAAGATAGGTCTCGGAGATCTGATATCGGTGGACCGTCGCCAGGAACTGCTTGGGTTCGAAGCGAGGGAGCACAAAGAGCGGGTGGCCGTAACGAACAGGGAAGATATGGGTCCACAAGGCACCGAACAGATGAAACATGGGGAGGGACATTAAGCGACTGACGGGGTAGGGAACATCGTAGTAGATGGAGCGATGGTGAGCGATGATGGCGTGGTGGGACAGAACGGCCGCCTTGGGAAGACCACCGGTGCCCGAGGTTGAGAACATGGCAGCAGGAGTGTTTTGCGCCGCGACGGTGTCATTAAAAACCATCCAGTCGGACTCGCCAAAGCACAGCAAATCGGCAAAGTTTTGAACGCAACCATCTGTGCCTCGGGCAGAAGTGCTCGAGAGTTTTGCGCCGCCGGGATATGCCATTTCGTATCGAAGGAAGAGCTGCGCGCAATGATCGACGGCGCGCTCATCCACCACGAAGATCTGGCTGGGTGCGATGCCACGCACTCGAGCCACCTCTTGTACGGTGGACAAGGCATCTTCCGTAGTCAGAATCAACTTGGGTTCCGCCAATCCTACAATGTGATCCAGTTCCTGTTGGTGACTTCGCGGGTTCGAGCCCATGTACACGCCCCCGGCGCCGATGATACTGAAGAAGAGAGCCGGATAGAGGATCTATGAAGCATAAGGGAGCAACCCCATAAAGCAAAATCAGCACGAGTTCTTAGAGtgctcccccctccttccttGGAAGGGAATGGCATGGCATGGTTGTGTATCTTTCATCGATAGACGATCCGAGTCACGCGGGAAGAACCCTTTCTCCAGCGCACGCGAGCTGACACGATATGAAACTGGACCAGGTTACACTTACACTGTTTCCCAGATGCAGCAATACGCAATCTCCGCGTTGCACATGGTGCGCTTTCAGACTGGCGATCAACGTTCGAACCAGATGCTGAAACTGCGTTGCCGTCAAGGATCGCGATGGATCCTCTGCGTCGATGAAGATGGGTTGATTGGGATTGTAGGCTCGGGGGCCACCAAAGGTAAAAGTCAACAGATCCGCATTCGAGTCGTGGTGTAGCATGGCATCAGCCATTTTATTGGTGGGAAGGGAGATATTGTTGGTGGACCAGTAGTTGGTAATCATTGTGACACTTCAGATGAACCTCCGGGGGGAAAAGCAGGTCGGTCTGTACGGAACTTGGGGGCAAAGGAGAGACACTTATACAGTGATGAGGAAGATTCAGAGATGTGGATGATCTGAAGGGATCGACAATAGCAATGCGCTCAGAGGTGAATCATCCAAGATTCAACGAAGCTGGAAATAGTGGATGACTTGGCGGGTGGACTGGATGTGGATTGGAAAAGGGAGAGTACTTGTCTGATGGGTGAGAACGATGACCAAATCCCTGTCCTGAAGCAGGGGCCTTTATATTTGGATCAATTGGACCGGGCAGATCAATCCTTCAGTGTATCACGATATTATTAAATCCATGAttagagaaaaagagagagagaggagaccTGGCCCTCACTGGGGAATAAACTCACCACCCTCCCCACTGACTACCCATCGAGGACCGGACTCTCTGCCCCACGATACGCCCCTACTATGATTTGaattgatttttgatttttcttttcgggcACATTTGGGGCTGTCGCTGCCAGCCAGACCTGATCACCGATTCCCTACGGGGTGTCAGTCTTTCCCAATCCGGTAATCTCTCTCCCGTGATTTGGAATACCTCCACCCCTGCTCCAGCTGACATAAGCTCCACTCAGTAACCTGCATCGGGAAGAGTTCGAGTGCCTAGTGAGATGCCGCTATTGCAGAGGTACATGCGTCGATGCCTACGATGAGTACGAACGTGCAAAGCCCTCACTGCGCCCATGGATTCTCGTCACGCCACTCATACAGTTATGAAGTAGGGGGGCCCATGTACCGGGAGTCCGGTCCTTCACCGAGCAGGACCTCGTTGAAACTATCGGACGGGAACCGAGTCCAATGAAACTACCAGTTTGGTCCCTCTGGTTCTCATCGATGGCCCGCTTGCTACCTGATTGTCTGGCGTTGAGGACGGGGTTGGACTTATTGTATGATTTATTGAAGATAATGTTTGTTTTTAATTGTTATGATTCTTGGAGGTTATCCGCCATTCTCTCGATTGTCCAAGGCGCCCGATTCGCCAATCAACGGACCGGGTTTCCAGCCTTTCTGCCGGACTGACTGGGGCCGCCTGTTTGGGAATTTGTcagaagccaaaaaaaagggcatcACTATACCTCTTTCTGCTTGGACGCTGGACACGTCCCCATTCCGCCTGTTGCGGACCTACAACTGGGGGAAATACCGATTAGACACGACCAGAATCCGACGCATTCTCAGGACCAGGACAGTCATCGAGATGATTGAGTTGAATCACAATCCAATGGTCCGGACAACAAGTTGAAGAGCCTGGAGACAGAGAAAATACAAACAATCTGAAAAAGTACTGAATTAAATCGCCTACTACCTACATGATCGGGAGGACAAAAGTCAATAAAACTGTCAGCAATAAAGCGCGGGACCCCGCCGAAAGACCACCCATGGAACGAAAACGTTCCATGGGAACCGGTCGCATAGCATCGTAGATGGGGCTTGTTGAATCACCAGATCCTCTCCGCAGGGCTGCATCGTCCAGATCGACCGTGGGAATACACCGGACAGCCGGGAGTATGTACTATGTCGTATGTACAAACATGCCGTCGTACGTGGTTGACATGTACCATGTCCATGGATCGTCTGGGCAGAGATCAGATAgacaaaaataaaaaaaaaggtacatGCGAGACAAGAATCCCTGTCAAGAGGCGTGATCACGGACGGGCGAGTGTTCGTCCCACCTTCCGATACCGCGGATTCCCTTCCGTGCTGTCTTCTCTTTCCAGTTCGGtactttctctcccccttcgCTCCTCAAAAGGTTTCAGGGCTGTCTTCGAACGTTCGGTGACAGactgtctctccctccttgcATTCACACCGAGGACTCTGGTGCGCAATGTCAAAGTACGCGCCAGACCAGAGCAATCATGGAAGCCACTAGTGGCGCAGGAGAACTGGTGGCCCCCTTCCGTCATGGGCAAAATAACCCCCATCAGGGCAACAATAAATCATGCTGGACTCCGAAACATGCACGACGATGCAGGTGAAGGTGAATCAAGGATCAGACAGCCTCCCTCAGCCACAAGCTCGGATCGCTCTTTGGCAATCGATGCCATTGTAGATCGGCGGCTGAGCCGTCGGCAATGATGGGCGCAGGACTTTTCTATTTTATCGATTGACGCGCAAAAAGTACCTCTGCGACTCATCTTTGTACCAGTCGAGAATCGGTCCACTACGCATGCGCAATCAGATCTCCCCAAAGGAGTCTGGTGGCTTGACCCGTAAAACCGGAATTCAAACATGTTTGCGTCAGCCGTCGGGTCGAGAGTGTGACTTTGCTTTTTCGTGTTCCTCGGAATGGTtggcttttccttctcgtGCCACGACCAAAGGACccagaggagggggaaaaaaacttCATATTCGGTTCTCATCCAGCGTCTCGGGACTACAGGGCCCACTCCTGCTTTGGCCAGCCTGCAAGGTATCACGAACGACGGGCCCTGACGGGTCTAAAGGGGGCATCCCGATCGAAGATCCTCGGATCGATGTGCAGATCGCCTGTTTTCCAGCATCTCCACAACCTAAAGTCGTCCACCCAGAGCACCCAGAGAGCAGTTCGTCTGATGCCTAACGACTCGATGTCAGTCCAACAGAATGACCAGTTCCTCACCGATTCATTCCCCCTCCCCGCTGCGCTTGTTCTTCCTCCCTGTATTGGCTGCAATTGGCGGCACCCTCTCCCCACTCATCCTGCTGGAGATGGATATCCAACTCACAAACCCGATCATGTCAACTTGTCAAACATcacttctccccctcctccccgcTCTTTTGTGCTACGGCATGAAGCGGCGCAGGCTGAGTTCGGGATCACGCCGACAGGGATTGTCTATCGTCGCGGCTAGTGCAAATGGTCACGCTGGAACTGTGAGAAAGTCACTTCACCTCGGTGGTCCACCGGATGATCTAGGGCACTGTAACATATGACCCCATTTCCGCCCATACTGGAAAGTAAATGCGCTGCTCGTTCACCCCCTCCCGCAATGACAGGCTCCAGTGGGTAGTGGCAGCTTTTGGCCTGAGCGATTGATCTTCCCGTCGACCGGGTCCGCGGATCATCCTGTCTAGAGTCGGGATGCTGTCTCGCTTGTTCTCCCTCGGTCGTTCCCATCGATCATATCCCATCTGCCGTCCGCCCCATGCTTTGAGGTTgaccatttcttttttttcttgcttttctttgGTGTGCTTTTGATTACTTTTTAGCCCATGCTGAGGCTATAGTCTGAGCCACCATTTCCAAGGGGCGTCTCGTCTCGGCTCGGTCCCGGTGGCGCGTCGGGACGGCCCAACAGGTCGTATTTACTCTCCTTGATCCGGATGGCGATGCGTGCTGCATTTGCATGACCGAATGGCGAGAGCGGACCGAAGTTTGACCGAGCTTCTCGATCCTACCCCTCGTTCTGATTCCACTAGCGATAAGAACTGCTCCACCTTCATGCAATGTTGGCTCCTTTTCAAGCTCGTGGGGCTCATTTATTCTCTTGGGTGCGTTTCCCGGGTTGCATACCTCGTTCCAATCAGCCGTAATTCGAGTGCCTCTCGACGGAAGGTGACCATATTCCCTCTCCCGCTGCAAGGACTGGAAAACACCGTGCAGCAAAAAGGACGATGGAAAGATaaatttaaaaaaaaaaagaaaaaaaggaatagaggggagaaaaaaaaagaaaagcaaaaacaaaacaaaaacaaaatttcAAGATGAGGTTCCTATTGAGTAGATCCGCTGCTGGAGGCGGCAAGTATGTGAAGTATACCGCACGGGATCAAACATCTCGACGATCAATTGATTGAGCCATGGTATGTGTTGATGTTTGCGAAGCGCGGTTCCTCATGCCACATTCACTTCCAGTTCCATATTTTCTTTGTttaatctttttcttctttttcgcctttcctttcttctcttttctgagTTTCATGTGTTTGTCGTGGCGGTGTCCAGTCTTGCGTCTCGGCGACCAGTCCACAGGGAAACCCCGCTCCCAGGCGCTGAGTCTGCGCTGGTGGGGCCCTCAAGTTGAACTTGAATCGATCCAGTCTCAGCTGGACGGTTCAAGGGCGATGGAGTCATCATGCATGGACAGCAGACCTCGTGGGTCCAGACTAGATGCAACTCGACGCATGGAGGGATCGCAAAGATGGTGGTGGCGACCTGCAGGACAACAATAATGCAAGATCTTCCAGTCCCAGTCTGGACCAGAATCCAGATTCAGTAATCGAACCCATTTCCAGCGTTGTGATTGGGGTTTACATCTCACCGAGTTCAAGGAGACGTTGTCCACCCCCCCTCAAAATGTTGTATTCGCAATGGATCACGCTCCTCTCCGATTCATCCCGTGCTTCCTGGACAACGTTCCGGTTCATTTGGGACGCGGTACtggaggggggggcgggTGTGGTCATTCTATCGCCCATCCGCTAATCACAGAATAATTGATGGAATCGTTCTTTTGGCCCCGCGATAGACGCGTTCTTCCATTGGTGATCCAGAGTAACTTGGGCTAGTCGATGCAGGGTATGAGCTAGCATCACTTTGACCCGCAATATGGAAACCCTGTCCAGAGACGGAATGGGGTCTCTCCTCGCAAGGGGATGCCGCCGACGGAATAATGGCCATCGCTGGAGGAAGGGAGGTAGGTATCCTCTTGGTCTAGTGGCAAGGTGCACAGCACTGATTGTATTCGGATAGTATGCCTCGAAagatgacggtgatgaaaGGGATGGGATGTTTGAaaggaggccgagaagagcATACATGCACAGTTCGATCTGACGAGAAGACGGTGACCGAGATGGTGATAAAACCACTCCCTTCACCCCCGAAGTCGACCAAGTATCGTTGTCTCGACTCTCTCGCATCATCTCGGAACCCACTCGACTTGTCAGGCCGTCACAATCATTTTCGTCCATGGGCAGAGATACCACATCTGGATAGGATCCTCTGTCTTCCCCACTTACACACTCTCTTTTGACCGGAATCTTGCTTCATCGCAAGAGCTGAATATCAATCATTGGCGCCACACCGGTGTTTTTCAGATCAACCGAGGTCAACCCCTCCATACCTACCTGGCAGTGAGCTCGCGCTCGCAACGATCCATAAGACCTTGCTCCCCGCCAAATTGAGAACTGCCCAACTATCCCTGCCACTTTGGTGCAGTTATTATTCGAATCCCCCTCTCATTACTTGCAGTCCCACGTCTCACACCATGTCAGACTCGGAGAAGAAGTCGCCCGTGACGGTGCCCAAGCCGGTGCTGGTGAGGGTTCCGACAATTAACGATGTCTCGACCTCGCCGACATCAAGCGAATTCACCCTCACGGATGGTGACAACGGACTCATTTCCGAGAAGGTCATCTCTCATGAGATGGGCTCATCAGAGATAAACTCAAACCATACTCTCGATGTCGAGGCTCAGACGGAGCATGCGAAGCCCAGGCGGTTTGCATTTGTGCGGTACAGCATCTTGACTCTGTACCGCCGGCTATTCACACTCGTATTCTGCTGCAACGTCGGACTTTTCGTCTGGATCATGGTCTCGCGGCAGAAGCTGCTCCCGTTGGTGAATGCTACCGCGGCCAACTTGTTGGCCTGTGGCTTGGCTCGACAGCCACTTGTGATCAATGCCATCTATCGCATCGTGCTGTCTGTCCCCAGGTCAGCACCCTTTGCATTGCGGCACATGGCCTGTAAGGTCTACCACTATGGCGGAGTGCATAGTGGCTGCGGCATTGCATCCCTCATCTGGTACCTGGGTTTCGTCGGAGTCATGTCGCATCAGTACTGGAGTCCCGCTGTCGATAGCACTGCGATGGCCGCCAGCCTGTCCGCCACTCCTGTAGCACTGGCGTATGTGATTCTTGCGTTGCTGTTGG
This genomic interval carries:
- a CDS encoding Nicotinic acid-CoA ligase pyr1, giving the protein MITNYWSTNNISLPTNKMADAMLHHDSNADLLTFTFGGPRAYNPNQPIFIDAEDPSRSLTATQFQHLVRTLIASLKAHHVQRGDCVLLHLGNSILYPALFFSIIGAGGVYMGSNPRSHQQELDHIVGLAEPKLILTTEDALSTVQEVARVRGIAPSQIFVVDERAVDHCAQLFLRYEMAYPGGAKLSSTSARGTDGCVQNFADLLCFGESDWMVFNDTVAAQNTPAAMFSTSGTGGLPKAAVLSHHAIIAHHRSIYYDVPYPVSRLMSLPMFHLFGALWTHIFPVRYGHPLFVLPRFEPKQFLATVHRYQISETYLVPAIVTALIRSPLPVTEYLTSLRYVGIAGAPIDGPSIVQFRSRLHPMAYACQLWGMTEVGVAFQTRYGQHGDPGSIGTCLRGYEIRLVDQDGQVIRSDERPGELYLRGPGVLMAYKGRTDAKEAHGWYRTGDLAYMKEGHYFIVGRTKELIKVRGWQVAPAEIEGVLLGHAGIADVAVSGVDLKDGRGEVPRAFVVRSRDPASGRLTAEEVYEYARRQLASYKALDGGVVFVEEIPRTASGKIQRFKLAQMNEYREMVASLLQRFEGPGLSTPGHLPSSADVAPVGVA